A section of the Labrus bergylta chromosome 21, fLabBer1.1, whole genome shotgun sequence genome encodes:
- the LOC110002549 gene encoding very long chain fatty acid elongase 6 gives MNGSLKLAEYDFERRFDERRALEWMQENWSKGFMFCGLYAVFVFGGQHFMRERPKLNLRRPLVLWSLSLAIFSIIGALRTGLYMVHVISNSGFRQSVCDSSFYSAPVTKFWAYAFVLSKAPELGDTVFIILRKQRLIFLHWYHHITVLLYSWYSYKDQVAGGGWFMTMNYIVHSLMYTYYAARAAGLRVPRVCAMIITATQITQMAVGLTVLGLVYRWIHEVNCPSNMDNITWGSLMYLSYLVLFALFFYNTYLRGSSGAKGSKAE, from the exons ATGAACGGGAGTTTGAAGCTAGCGGAATACGACTTCGAGCGACGTTTCGACGAGAGACGAGCTCTGGAATGGATGCAGGAAAACTG GAGCAAAGGCTTCATGTTCTGTGGCCTGTATGCTGTGTTCGTGTTCGGCGGTCAGCACTTCATGAGGGAGAGGCCGAAGCTGAACCTGCGACGCCCGCTGGTTCTGTGGTCACTCAGCCTCGCCATCTTCAG TATCATAGGAGCTCTGAGGACAGGATTGTACATGGTTCACGTCATCTCAAACAGCGGCTTCAGACAGTCTGTGTGTGACTCCAGCTTCTACAGCGCCCCCGTCACCAAATTCTGGGCCTACGCCTTCGTTCTCAGCAAAGCCCCCGAGCTGG GTGACACAGTGTTCATCATCCTGAGGAAGCAGCGCCTCATCTTCCTGCACTGGTACCACCACATCACCGTGCTGCTCTACTCCTGGTACTCTTACAAGGACCAGGTGGCGGGCGGCGGCTGGTTCATGACCATGAACTACATCGTGCACTCTCTCATGTACACGTACTACGCGGCCCGGGCGGCCGGCCTGCGGGTACCCCGGGTCTGCGCCATGATCATCACGGCCACACAGATCACGCAGATGGCGGTGGGTCTGACCGTGCTGGGTCTGGTGTACCGCTGGATTCACGAGGTCAACTGTCCGTCCAACATGGACAACATCACGTGGGGCTCGCTCATGTACCTCAGCTACCTGGTCCTGTTCGCCTTGTTCTTCTACAACACGTACCTCAGAGGCTCCTCCGGGGCGAAAGGATCCAAGGCGGAGTAG